A DNA window from Halorubrum sp. DM2 contains the following coding sequences:
- a CDS encoding tubulin/FtsZ family protein, whose amino-acid sequence MKAVLLGVGQAGGKLTTALAEFDADAGYGAVLDALAVNTAAADLDPLPLETVLVGQSRVNGHGVGGDNELGAEVMDEDAVEVLDALAPKVTAEAEAVFVVAGLGGGTGSGGAPVLVRELNRVYDVPVYAIGILPGRDEGTMYQVNAGRSLKTLVREADATILLDNDAWRSAGESVEGGYEAINASMAKRIGLLLAAGEAVEGVAESVVDTSEVINTLRAGGMAAVGFASAPAAEDPQENVTTVTSAVRSAVMTGLSLPSATDADAALVAVAGDPDRISRKGAEKARKWLQEETGSMQVRGGDFPLDSDRIAALVLLAGVERSQRVEAFLERARQAVRDEREEKPDPAAAFENDEIDDLL is encoded by the coding sequence ATGAAAGCAGTCCTCCTCGGCGTCGGACAGGCGGGCGGTAAACTCACGACCGCCCTCGCGGAGTTCGACGCCGACGCCGGCTACGGCGCGGTCCTCGACGCGCTCGCCGTCAACACCGCCGCCGCAGACCTCGATCCCCTCCCGCTCGAAACGGTCCTCGTCGGACAGTCGCGCGTCAACGGTCACGGCGTCGGCGGCGACAACGAACTCGGCGCGGAAGTGATGGACGAAGACGCCGTCGAGGTGCTCGACGCGCTCGCGCCGAAGGTCACGGCGGAGGCCGAGGCGGTGTTCGTCGTCGCCGGGCTCGGCGGCGGGACCGGATCGGGCGGCGCGCCGGTCCTCGTCCGGGAGCTGAATCGCGTGTACGACGTCCCCGTCTACGCGATCGGTATCCTCCCCGGCCGCGACGAGGGGACGATGTATCAGGTGAACGCCGGGCGGTCGCTCAAGACCTTGGTCCGCGAGGCGGACGCGACGATCCTCCTCGACAACGACGCGTGGCGCTCCGCCGGCGAGTCCGTGGAGGGCGGCTACGAGGCGATCAACGCCTCGATGGCGAAGCGTATCGGCCTCCTGCTGGCCGCCGGCGAGGCGGTCGAGGGGGTCGCGGAGTCCGTCGTGGACACCAGCGAGGTGATCAACACCCTCCGCGCGGGCGGAATGGCCGCGGTCGGCTTCGCGTCCGCGCCCGCGGCCGAGGATCCGCAGGAGAACGTCACCACCGTGACGAGCGCGGTGCGCAGCGCGGTGATGACCGGGCTCTCGCTGCCGAGCGCCACCGACGCGGACGCCGCGCTCGTCGCGGTCGCCGGCGACCCGGACCGGATCTCCCGGAAGGGCGCGGAGAAGGCCCGAAAGTGGCTCCAAGAGGAGACTGGATCGATGCAGGTGCGCGGCGGCGACTTCCCGCTCGACTCCGACCGGATCGCGGCCCTCGTCCTCCTCGCGGGCGTCGAGCGGTCCCAGCGCGTCGAGGCGTTCTTGGAGCGCGCCCGGCAGGCGGTCCGCGACGAGCGCGAGGAGAAACCGGACCCCGCGGCGGCGTTCGAGAACGACGAGATAGACGACCTGCTGTGA
- a CDS encoding phosphoglycerol geranylgeranyltransferase: MTNPWDDWDHVLKVDPDKDLRPGETFEDVCRTGTDAIEIGGTLDVTAEKMTRVVDAAAEYDVPLYQEPSNPGVVIDSPALDGYLIPTVFNAGGPFWITGAHKEWVRIDDLDWSRTHTEAYIVMNPEASVAQLTEADCDLSADDVAAYAKVAERMFGQEIVYVEYSGTFGDTEKVAAAADALDDATLFYGGGIHDYESANEMAAHSDVIVVGDLLHDEGIDAVRETVEGAKDA, translated from the coding sequence ATGACCAACCCGTGGGACGACTGGGACCACGTGCTGAAGGTCGACCCCGACAAGGACCTGCGGCCGGGCGAGACCTTCGAGGACGTCTGCCGGACCGGGACGGACGCGATCGAGATCGGCGGGACCCTCGACGTCACCGCGGAGAAGATGACCCGCGTCGTCGACGCCGCCGCGGAGTACGACGTGCCGCTGTACCAGGAGCCGTCGAACCCGGGCGTCGTGATCGACTCGCCAGCGCTCGACGGCTACCTGATCCCGACCGTGTTCAACGCCGGCGGTCCCTTCTGGATCACCGGCGCGCACAAGGAGTGGGTCCGCATCGACGACCTCGACTGGAGCCGGACGCACACCGAGGCGTACATCGTGATGAACCCCGAGGCGTCGGTCGCACAGCTGACCGAGGCCGACTGCGACCTCAGCGCCGACGACGTGGCGGCGTACGCGAAGGTGGCCGAGCGCATGTTCGGCCAGGAGATCGTCTACGTCGAGTACTCCGGCACGTTCGGCGACACCGAGAAGGTCGCAGCCGCCGCGGACGCCTTAGACGACGCCACGCTCTTCTACGGCGGCGGCATCCACGACTACGAATCGGCCAACGAGATGGCCGCCCACAGCGACGTGATCGTCGTCGGCGACCTGCTCCACGACGAGGGCATCGACGCCGTCCGCGAGACGGTCGAAGGCGCGAAGGACGCCTGA
- a CDS encoding riboflavin synthase, translating to MFTGIVEGTGAVRARTETDDGLRLKIGVDGVEGFDDLAHGQSISVSGVCLTVEEHGVGGGDSAPDDGSTGDSDWFEVFLASETVAKTYLGEVREGDAVNVERAMPADGRFDGHVVQGHVDTVSEVTAIERVGEDWRFTFSIPEGHDDYLVDKGSVTLDGISLTVAEKRDGEFDVAVIPTTYDLTTLSAKSVGDSVHLEVDVIAKYVENMVGGDD from the coding sequence ATGTTCACCGGCATCGTCGAGGGGACCGGCGCGGTCCGCGCGCGGACCGAGACCGACGACGGGCTCCGGCTGAAGATCGGGGTCGACGGCGTCGAGGGGTTCGACGACCTCGCCCACGGCCAGTCGATCAGCGTGAGCGGCGTCTGTCTCACCGTCGAGGAACACGGCGTCGGCGGGGGTGACAGCGCGCCCGACGACGGCTCGACCGGCGACTCCGACTGGTTCGAGGTGTTCCTCGCGAGCGAGACGGTCGCGAAGACGTACCTCGGCGAGGTGCGCGAGGGCGACGCGGTCAACGTCGAGCGCGCGATGCCCGCCGACGGCCGATTCGACGGCCACGTCGTACAGGGCCACGTCGACACCGTGAGCGAGGTGACCGCGATCGAGCGCGTCGGCGAGGACTGGCGGTTCACCTTCTCGATCCCGGAGGGACACGACGATTACCTCGTCGACAAGGGCTCCGTGACGCTCGACGGGATCTCGCTGACCGTCGCCGAGAAGCGGGACGGCGAGTTCGACGTCGCGGTCATTCCGACGACGTACGACCTGACGACGCTGTCGGCGAAGTCCGTCGGTGACTCGGTCCATCTGGAGGTCGACGTGATCGCGAAGTACGTCGAGAACATGGTCGGCGGAGACGACTGA
- a CDS encoding BGTF surface domain-containing protein — protein MRSESSTGAGDPAGSEPIWRTVTKGFPTALTLLIAAFTLVGVGIVGTGAVAADGAAELDEDVVTVSENGTTEIAVESEGVESFEVVVGNEDDSGYELRGTVTPDGDGVTRLTYDHAAAGDGGDPLTADAGGVELDGETDLGEPPAPGAYDVRVFVGNGSEPVDVGTLMVETTESDDGVEDAVEAVTDATVEDADVLIEPRATVVTVPVDLDDGTPVEVRLRSAGNASTEFIKTREATVTDGEATATFDASVTEPGDRATLTVRGDGDANESVTRDVLVVDDVDAPGSENTGDEAPGFGPVVAALALLCAALVARIPE, from the coding sequence ATGCGATCCGAGTCCTCCACCGGAGCCGGCGATCCCGCCGGGTCCGAGCCGATCTGGCGCACCGTGACGAAGGGGTTCCCGACCGCTCTAACGCTCCTCATAGCTGCGTTCACACTCGTCGGCGTCGGAATCGTCGGGACCGGTGCCGTCGCCGCCGACGGAGCGGCGGAACTCGACGAGGACGTCGTCACCGTAAGCGAGAACGGTACCACCGAAATCGCCGTCGAGAGCGAGGGCGTGGAGTCGTTCGAGGTCGTCGTCGGCAACGAGGACGACTCCGGATACGAACTCCGAGGGACGGTGACGCCGGACGGCGACGGCGTCACGAGACTCACGTACGACCATGCCGCGGCGGGCGACGGCGGTGACCCGCTGACCGCCGACGCGGGCGGCGTCGAACTCGACGGCGAGACCGACCTCGGCGAACCCCCCGCTCCCGGAGCCTACGACGTGAGGGTGTTCGTCGGCAACGGGAGCGAACCGGTCGACGTCGGCACGCTGATGGTCGAGACGACCGAGAGCGACGATGGCGTCGAGGACGCAGTCGAGGCCGTCACCGACGCGACCGTCGAGGACGCGGACGTCCTCATCGAACCGCGCGCGACCGTCGTCACAGTGCCCGTCGACCTCGACGACGGGACGCCCGTCGAGGTGCGACTCCGGTCGGCCGGCAACGCGAGCACGGAGTTCATCAAGACCCGGGAGGCGACGGTGACCGACGGGGAGGCGACCGCGACGTTCGACGCGAGCGTCACCGAACCCGGAGACCGCGCGACCCTGACCGTCCGCGGTGACGGAGACGCCAACGAGTCGGTGACGCGCGACGTACTCGTGGTCGACGACGTCGACGCTCCCGGAAGTGAGAACACCGGAGACGAGGCTCCCGGTTTCGGTCCCGTCGTCGCCGCGCTGGCGCTTCTCTGCGCCGCGCTCGTCGCTCGGATTCCGGAGTGA
- a CDS encoding Xaa-Pro peptidase family protein codes for MSGDDAESEDRASSDRSRYFRPLRTDLRPITEAVRAADADAFVAVGDRFDDDLRYLTRFSGPDRPYALVVVPSDDGTTDRAGRAVLCAPALFREQADREFVAAARDPDADATADGSARFHDGVVREVRTEGLGDHAGERAAAVVEDLVGGEESRERDEPGPGDRTVLTPASIAHDAAVYLERAGSEPASTDAVATARARKTPAEVDRIRRVQRATVDGIGRAEAVLAESEVVDDPEDSRRPPLRWAGEPLTTERLRREVNQVLAAHGVRDAGNTVIGAGPSAADLHYVGDDPIYPGETVLLDVSPRGPDGYYGDATRTFVVDGDGGWERRAYVAVEAAREAALDEVAPGVPAKTVHGEAAAELAAYGFDPNADEGEAGFTHGTGHGVGVSLHESPSLSGPGELRPGHVVTIEPGVYDPEVGGVRLEDLILVTDEGYELLAEYPFGIVPQARE; via the coding sequence GTGAGCGGGGACGACGCAGAGTCCGAAGACCGCGCTTCCTCGGATCGCTCCAGGTATTTCCGCCCGCTGCGGACCGATCTGCGTCCGATAACGGAGGCGGTCCGCGCGGCCGACGCGGACGCGTTCGTCGCCGTCGGGGACCGCTTCGACGACGACCTGCGCTACCTCACGCGCTTCTCCGGCCCGGACCGGCCGTACGCGCTGGTCGTGGTGCCGAGCGACGACGGGACGACCGACCGCGCCGGGCGGGCCGTCCTCTGTGCCCCCGCGCTGTTCCGCGAGCAGGCGGACCGCGAGTTCGTCGCCGCCGCGCGCGATCCGGACGCGGACGCGACGGCGGACGGTAGCGCGCGATTTCACGACGGCGTCGTCCGCGAGGTCAGGACCGAGGGCCTCGGCGACCACGCCGGCGAGCGCGCGGCCGCGGTCGTCGAGGACCTCGTCGGCGGGGAGGAGAGCAGAGAGAGGGACGAACCCGGACCCGGCGACCGCACCGTCCTCACCCCGGCGTCGATAGCGCACGACGCCGCGGTGTACCTCGAGCGCGCGGGCAGCGAACCGGCGTCGACGGACGCGGTCGCGACCGCCAGGGCGCGCAAGACCCCGGCGGAGGTCGATCGGATCCGGCGCGTCCAGCGCGCGACGGTCGACGGGATCGGTCGGGCCGAGGCGGTGCTCGCGGAGAGCGAGGTCGTCGACGACCCGGAGGACTCGCGCCGACCGCCGCTCCGCTGGGCGGGCGAACCGCTGACCACGGAGCGGCTCCGCCGCGAGGTGAACCAGGTCCTCGCCGCGCACGGGGTCCGCGACGCCGGAAACACGGTGATCGGGGCCGGCCCGTCCGCAGCCGACCTCCACTACGTCGGCGACGACCCGATCTACCCCGGAGAGACGGTGTTACTGGACGTGTCGCCGCGCGGCCCGGACGGCTACTACGGCGACGCCACGCGGACGTTCGTCGTCGACGGCGACGGCGGGTGGGAACGACGCGCGTACGTCGCGGTCGAGGCCGCCCGCGAGGCCGCGCTCGACGAGGTAGCGCCGGGCGTCCCGGCCAAGACCGTCCACGGCGAGGCGGCCGCGGAGCTGGCCGCGTACGGCTTCGATCCGAACGCGGACGAGGGCGAGGCGGGCTTCACGCACGGCACCGGCCACGGCGTCGGCGTGAGCCTTCACGAGTCGCCGTCGCTGTCGGGTCCGGGCGAGCTGCGGCCGGGCCACGTCGTGACGATCGAACCCGGCGTCTACGACCCCGAGGTCGGCGGCGTCAGGCTGGAAGACCTGATTCTCGTCACCGACGAGGGGTACGAGCTGCTCGCCGAGTACCCGTTCGGGATCGTTCCGCAGGCCCGCGAGTGA
- a CDS encoding ATP-dependent helicase, with amino-acid sequence MTDTTATRLFGGPGSGKTTALLDRVEEILETEDADVRDVLVVSYTRAAAAEIRERLAERLDISPRSLQGNVSTMHAKAYELLDLSRGDVVGEDDKEAFCEEYGVEFEDQHGGAGRRTARSTTIGNKIIATSQWLQRTERDVADWYDVPFQWNVEEVRLPPEEDPNAQEGNKYTPTWPSDDERIDIPETIRAWRGYKGDNGLVGFADMLERVAQRSLVPSVDYLIIDEFQDITTLQYNVFEEWRPHMRKVLIAGDDDQVVYAWQGADPDLLLDTEVDEDVVLPNSYRLPSEILNVVNAEIRHIDKRQEKDLHPRKEGGTVEAIESPSMLELVRNVRYTVEDDEGDVMCLFRARYQMFDFIDEFIDHGIPFSMLTDGRMWTDRVQDYVNAVEKAEAGDPVNGLEARRLADMLQESAFGTHDREEFYDYLDDREEAADADDVSLIDVSADTLDEYIPFMPDTASADDMVRKVTSFQRKSMGAYFEGDYQGMDPTRVRVGTIHSAKGREADHVFVATDLTEKVVEQMAASIDDPTDVDGVEEFTKSTSPVPLLTDNERRVFYVGMSRARERLVIMESLINGAPTLPISVLLFDELREEPAQELVEEVQAELAVPEPEP; translated from the coding sequence ATGACCGATACCACGGCGACGCGGCTGTTCGGGGGGCCGGGAAGCGGGAAGACGACCGCGCTCTTGGACCGCGTCGAGGAGATACTGGAGACCGAGGACGCCGACGTCCGGGACGTGCTCGTCGTCTCGTACACGCGCGCGGCCGCCGCCGAGATCCGGGAGCGACTCGCCGAGCGGCTCGACATCTCGCCGCGCAGCCTCCAGGGGAACGTGAGCACGATGCACGCGAAGGCGTACGAACTGCTCGACCTCTCGCGGGGCGACGTGGTCGGCGAGGACGACAAGGAGGCGTTCTGCGAGGAGTACGGCGTCGAGTTCGAGGATCAGCACGGCGGGGCCGGCCGCCGGACCGCGCGGTCCACGACCATCGGCAACAAGATCATCGCCACCTCCCAGTGGCTCCAGCGTACCGAGCGCGACGTTGCCGACTGGTACGACGTCCCCTTCCAGTGGAACGTCGAGGAGGTCCGCCTGCCGCCCGAGGAGGACCCGAACGCGCAAGAGGGCAACAAGTACACCCCGACGTGGCCCTCCGACGACGAGCGGATCGACATCCCGGAGACGATCCGGGCGTGGCGGGGCTACAAGGGCGACAACGGCCTTGTCGGCTTCGCGGACATGCTCGAACGGGTCGCGCAGCGCTCGCTCGTCCCGAGCGTCGACTACCTGATCATCGACGAGTTTCAGGACATCACCACGCTCCAGTACAACGTCTTCGAGGAGTGGCGGCCACACATGCGGAAAGTGCTGATCGCCGGCGACGACGACCAGGTCGTCTACGCGTGGCAGGGCGCGGACCCCGACCTCCTCCTCGACACCGAGGTCGACGAGGACGTGGTCCTCCCGAACTCCTACCGGCTCCCCTCGGAGATCCTCAACGTCGTCAACGCCGAGATCCGCCACATCGACAAGCGACAGGAGAAGGACCTCCACCCGCGCAAGGAGGGCGGGACCGTCGAGGCGATCGAGTCGCCCTCGATGCTCGAACTCGTCCGCAACGTCCGGTACACGGTCGAGGACGACGAGGGAGACGTGATGTGTCTGTTCCGCGCCCGCTACCAGATGTTCGACTTCATCGACGAGTTCATCGACCACGGGATCCCCTTCTCGATGCTCACCGACGGCCGGATGTGGACCGACCGGGTCCAAGACTACGTCAACGCCGTCGAGAAGGCCGAGGCCGGCGACCCCGTCAACGGGTTAGAGGCCCGGCGGCTGGCCGACATGCTCCAGGAGTCGGCGTTCGGGACCCACGACCGCGAGGAGTTCTACGACTACCTCGACGACCGCGAGGAGGCGGCCGACGCCGACGACGTCTCCCTGATCGACGTCTCGGCCGACACGCTCGACGAGTACATCCCCTTCATGCCGGACACCGCGAGCGCCGACGACATGGTCCGGAAGGTGACGAGCTTCCAGCGGAAGTCGATGGGCGCGTACTTCGAGGGCGACTATCAGGGGATGGACCCGACCCGCGTCCGCGTCGGCACCATCCACTCCGCGAAGGGCCGCGAGGCCGACCACGTGTTCGTGGCGACGGACCTCACCGAGAAGGTGGTCGAGCAGATGGCCGCCTCGATCGACGACCCGACCGACGTCGACGGCGTCGAGGAGTTCACCAAGTCGACCAGCCCCGTGCCCCTGCTCACCGACAACGAGCGCCGCGTCTTCTACGTCGGGATGTCCCGGGCGCGCGAGCGGCTCGTGATCATGGAGAGCCTGATCAACGGCGCGCCGACGCTCCCCATAAGCGTCCTGCTGTTCGACGAGCTCCGCGAGGAGCCGGCACAGGAGCTCGTCGAGGAGGTCCAAGCGGAGCTTGCGGTGCCCGAACCCGAGCCGTGA
- a CDS encoding HVO_0416 family zinc finger protein, translating to MSSSAPDSDDDVFDEFLSDHGHETEIVRWERSYNKLQCPECGALHEEGTARCSVCDWRPN from the coding sequence ATGTCTAGTAGCGCACCCGATTCGGACGACGACGTGTTCGACGAGTTCCTGTCCGACCACGGCCACGAGACGGAGATCGTACGCTGGGAGCGATCGTATAACAAGCTCCAGTGTCCGGAGTGCGGTGCGCTTCACGAGGAGGGAACGGCGCGGTGTTCGGTCTGCGACTGGCGGCCGAACTGA
- a CDS encoding CDP-2,3-bis-(O-geranylgeranyl)-sn-glycerol synthase has product MIGALVATAFWAMLPAYVPNNAAVLAGGGRPIDGGREWRGARLLGDGKTWRGTAVGTLVGVLLAVALNAVNDPASAALGVDLPTFALPAAFALAFGAMCGDIGASFLKRRSGRERGAAFPGLDQLDFVVGALALAFVVDTDWALAVFTPRVLAVVLVMTPVLHVVTNVGAYWLGLKNEPW; this is encoded by the coding sequence ATGATCGGTGCGCTCGTCGCGACCGCGTTCTGGGCGATGCTCCCGGCGTACGTCCCGAACAACGCCGCGGTGCTGGCCGGCGGGGGTCGCCCCATCGACGGCGGCCGCGAGTGGCGCGGCGCGCGGCTGCTCGGCGACGGGAAGACGTGGCGGGGGACCGCCGTCGGCACGCTGGTCGGCGTCCTGCTCGCGGTCGCGCTCAACGCCGTCAACGATCCCGCGAGCGCCGCGCTCGGCGTCGACCTCCCGACGTTCGCGCTCCCGGCCGCGTTCGCCCTCGCGTTCGGTGCGATGTGCGGCGACATCGGTGCCTCCTTCCTCAAGCGGCGGTCGGGGCGCGAGCGCGGTGCCGCGTTCCCCGGCTTAGACCAGCTCGACTTCGTCGTCGGCGCGCTGGCGCTCGCCTTCGTCGTCGACACCGACTGGGCGCTCGCCGTCTTCACGCCCCGCGTCCTCGCGGTCGTCCTCGTGATGACGCCCGTCCTCCACGTCGTCACGAACGTCGGGGCCTACTGGCTCGGGCTGAAGAACGAGCCGTGGTAG
- a CDS encoding proline dehydrogenase family protein: MILPIARRFVAGESVPVALDHARAANEDGVAVILNLLGEHYDDPADARGDTDAYLDLIDDIADSGLDACVSVKPSQIGMDVSADLFEEHYREIVARADELDAFVWCDMEDADTTDATLDAFESIAADYPWSVGQCIQSNLKRTADDLDRLIDVPGKIRLVKGAYDEPSSIAYTDKADVDEAYRDDLRRLFEGRDRGVAVGSHDPEMISLADRLARDHGTEYEVQMLMGVREDAQRDLAAQGVDVYQYAPYGDKWLSYFYRRVRERKENLTFAVRAVLGQ, from the coding sequence ATGATCCTCCCGATCGCTCGGCGGTTCGTCGCCGGCGAGAGCGTTCCGGTGGCCCTCGATCACGCCCGCGCCGCGAACGAGGACGGCGTCGCGGTCATCCTGAACCTGCTCGGTGAACACTACGACGACCCCGCGGACGCCCGCGGCGATACCGACGCCTACCTCGACCTCATCGACGATATCGCCGACAGCGGCCTCGACGCCTGCGTCTCGGTGAAGCCGTCCCAGATCGGGATGGATGTCTCGGCGGACTTATTCGAGGAGCACTACCGCGAGATCGTCGCGCGCGCCGACGAACTCGACGCCTTCGTCTGGTGTGACATGGAGGACGCCGACACCACCGACGCCACGCTCGACGCCTTCGAGTCCATCGCCGCCGACTACCCGTGGAGTGTCGGGCAGTGTATCCAGTCGAACCTCAAGCGCACCGCCGACGACCTCGACCGGCTCATCGACGTGCCCGGCAAGATCCGGCTGGTGAAGGGCGCGTACGACGAGCCGTCGTCGATCGCGTACACCGACAAGGCGGACGTCGACGAGGCGTACCGCGACGACCTCCGACGGCTCTTCGAGGGGCGGGACCGCGGCGTCGCGGTCGGCAGCCACGACCCCGAGATGATCTCGCTCGCGGACCGGCTCGCGCGCGACCACGGGACGGAGTACGAGGTCCAGATGCTGATGGGCGTCCGCGAGGACGCGCAGCGGGACCTCGCCGCGCAGGGGGTCGACGTGTACCAGTACGCGCCGTACGGCGACAAGTGGCTCTCGTACTTCTACCGGCGGGTCCGCGAGCGCAAGGAGAACCTGACGTTCGCGGTGCGGGCGGTGTTGGGCCAGTAG
- a CDS encoding DUF502 domain-containing protein → MSTWKRDFASGLIVLAPLLVLLLVLRWIYQYIASIPLIADLQPAIIPGYLEPVSRVVIAFAVFATVVLAVGYFMRTTLGRLAEAAVDDTINRIPALRVVYNASKLAIETAISGTDELQSPVYIETWPGIRMTAFRTGKKTRDGKIVLFMPTAPNITTGFVIEVEPEKIEETGESVEEGMTRVLSAGFAESAHQVPVHEEDPTEGDGTPDGYGHVRTDGTPGGDGSATDGSGSTE, encoded by the coding sequence ATGTCCACGTGGAAACGCGACTTCGCCAGCGGCCTCATCGTGCTGGCCCCGCTCCTCGTTCTACTCCTCGTCCTCCGCTGGATCTACCAGTACATCGCGTCGATCCCACTCATCGCGGACCTCCAACCCGCCATCATTCCGGGGTACTTAGAGCCCGTCTCCCGGGTCGTCATCGCGTTTGCGGTGTTCGCCACCGTCGTGCTCGCGGTCGGGTACTTCATGCGGACCACGCTCGGCCGGTTGGCGGAGGCCGCGGTGGACGACACGATAAACCGGATCCCGGCGCTCCGGGTGGTGTACAACGCGTCGAAGCTCGCCATCGAGACGGCCATCTCCGGCACCGACGAGCTTCAGAGCCCGGTGTACATCGAGACGTGGCCCGGGATCCGGATGACGGCCTTCCGGACGGGCAAGAAGACCCGCGACGGGAAGATCGTCTTGTTCATGCCGACCGCGCCGAACATCACCACCGGCTTCGTCATCGAGGTCGAGCCGGAGAAGATCGAGGAGACCGGCGAGAGCGTCGAGGAGGGAATGACGCGGGTCCTCTCCGCCGGCTTCGCGGAGTCGGCCCATCAGGTCCCCGTTCACGAGGAGGACCCCACCGAGGGCGACGGCACCCCCGACGGCTACGGACACGTCCGAACCGACGGGACGCCCGGCGGCGACGGATCGGCGACCGACGGGAGCGGGTCGACCGAGTGA